Proteins from a genomic interval of Capsicum annuum cultivar UCD-10X-F1 chromosome 4, UCD10Xv1.1, whole genome shotgun sequence:
- the LOC124897868 gene encoding uncharacterized protein LOC124897868 — protein sequence LTDAPEYIERTLIGSIKLWFSNLTENSKKVLRTNKPIEGTSSTTTKLTLIELLKKYETAIKDEFGSTTTIEEEQDEEKDTNRNLMLKLAICNMCYMDEYTCAFKEYYYKGAYSIKESKEIKKLYFNKLPEPFSSKIIKSWEEAKIVDTLGERIKFLQQWYRNLCEKYREELKMEKTLIRNLACCKNKIAPQFGCEERYYKKRKRHKKYKKYKKAKYKYKKPRKRYYVKNYKYKRPYKKKKSIKECTCYNCGKIGHLARDCKLPRNPKNKQISEIKIDNTEYMQIDYIEYELESEDSIYEISENETDNEIDSEIDESND from the coding sequence ctaacagatgcaccagaatatatagaaagaacactaataggatcaataaaattatggttttcaaatttaactgaaaatagtaagaaagtattaagaactaataaacctatagaaggaacatcatcaacaacaactaaactaacacttatagaattattaaaaaaatatgaaacagctataaaagatgaatttggtagtacgacaacaatcgaagaagaacaagatgaagagaaagatacaaataggaatttaatgttaaaattagcaatatgtaatatgtgttatatggatgaatatacttgcgcatttaaagaatattactataaaggagcatatagtataaaagaaagtaaggagataaaaaaattatattttaataaattacccgagccatttagttcaaaaataataaaaagttgggaagaagcaaaaatagtagatacgttaggagaaagaataaaatttttacaacaatggtatagaaacttatgtgaaaaatatagagaagaattaaaaatggaaaaaacattaataagaaatttagcatgttgcaaaaataaaatagcaccccaatttggatgtgaagaaagatattataagaaaagaaaaagacataagaaatataagaaatataaaaaagcaaaatataaatataagaaaccaagaaaaagatattatgtaaaaaattataaatacaaaagaccatataaaaagaagaaatctataaaagaatgtacttgttataattgtggaaagataggccatttagctagagattgtaaattacctagaaatccgaaaaataaacaaatatcagaaataaaaatagataatacagaatatatgcagatagattatatagaatatgaattagaaagtgaggatagtatatatgaaatttcagaaaatgaaacagataatgaaatagatagtgaaatagatgaatcaaatgactaa